In a single window of the Luteibaculum oceani genome:
- a CDS encoding T9SS type B sorting domain-containing protein: protein MLRPKLKYYLGISLLSFLILISSKLNAQICDSEVPVIEVDLSSNPDTSWVVPDLERKGTCCDAAKNAPCVAFNITLHPEATGINFGVCEGAEPSGSLYYQINCGPKTPVGEPICLNGEGPHLLTFCKPGKNENTFCIQSIPRPSVGDDIQIQEGCSGDLSSSGYKEDEITWTSVLPGNRGDFDYLLSCITCPNPQVNLTGVIPDSLYFEISGPGAGDCGDLNTFRDTVLVVVLPGPRVNIVQENKVLCSETEELRLTAEINGGTPPYNVNWSTGAAGNSILVGPGTYTVSVSDAKNCEIVTETYTVLPPKEISLNLSSTPTSCNGGSDGSATVVISGGYSPYSILWNDALNQQTATATELVAGIYEVLVTDSAGCQVSAQIEVTEPANPLEITSTSISDVDCFGGNTGSISINVSGGTSPYSYEWSGISHSGPNPTNLSAGWYTVVITDANGCTLEEAFQIEQPDFPLAGDLNIMDVLCKGENTGAINANSTGGTDPFRYRLNNSAWQTDGTFENLIAGTYTIEIEDANSCTFDTVVTISEPDLLSGTTQGSAPTCFQGADGKITATISGGTTPYTFQWNDGQNQTTNTAINLSAGEYQLVVTDANGCILILNESLEEPTPITISFIKSDIECEGENTGWAQANPSGGTSPYSYLWNDANNQKTKIASNLIAGTYNVTVFDANGCEGTGSVTINGPAEPLRAEVVAKTNVACHGEATGEITLNVYGGSPGYTINWNDPNTQTGNKANNLVSGYYTATITDQNGCEIVISELISQPASKVLPKLQLIKNPSCTGKNDGSLLADAEGGVPPYSYLWLNTGNSNQIENNVGAGSHSVRITDANGCDTTLSIVVNDPPPLTVSAQTQQNVKCHGGSSGIALAEAAGGTPGYNYQWNDPNQQTGPTASNLTAGTYKVTATDNAGCSAEATVVISEPNSPVIIQLVDIKHNDCKGNNDGYIEVTAFGGTAPYSFQWNDVNNSTTKRIENLKTGTYTVRVKDANNCQVSASYTINEPQNPLFSDVTILNHIDCFGNANGAATAKAFGGSPPYQLFWSPSGMTTDTVYGLGPGIHELSVVDKNGCSYKTEFEISQPSAPLNGIVNKINDVKCFGGSDGSLSAEISGGTPPYTYQWDDNNNQTGSTALNLAPGTYTVVIKDDAGCEIPLSGTINQPPAPLQLSIDVAAVKCKDGNSGIATANVTGGTAPYIYQWDDPQKQQSANAIDLKAGSYQVVVVDFNGCEVRGTAVITEPSEKLSLQLSPQSPSCSNSSDGQIVATVNGGVSPYTYQWNDANNQTTSTATGLVKGAYQVTVIDAQGCEIVGASTVEAPNPLELNIKYSEVVCAGSNNGHVEVEVTGGTPPYIYNWDDENGTTGSSASGLPPGTYQVRVTDSKGCFEQQAVTLNSTVATEIRLKTVDPTCNGIANGRIESEIIGGSDPYSYSWSPGGEQSKNIVNKGPGNYELTVTDFNGCKYTASAQLAEPNAMVPNVDLTHESCFNKSDGQILITITGGSEPFNYAWSDDASRTTSFAQNLAAGTYTISVRDQNNCTLNITDDIIPATEINIDITPQHIACFGDNNGELAAQVSGGVAPYSYQWNDPNSQTGNKAVLLAPGNYELTVLDQNSCVKKASKEISQPLEPLKATTQVKNLSCYGDNSGWAEVLVKGGTPPYLYLWNDPNNQSGAKATQLTAGNYTVNITDANGCKLVKSVVITEPNSPLTLSLSGNTISCKGDSSGIASAAVSGGVKPYSYLWNDENAQTTAVATNLKSGNYVCQITDAAGCTISGNIFIQEPDEFLNVTHTTSDVDCFGENTGSASLNISGGLAPYDISWNDPENQNGITASNLLAGNYLAEITDQNGCRINELVEIKQPFSALKSIFTPIAPSCYNGNDGEITVEGVGGTGPYNFQWSFPVSSNSQTITNLVSGSYTVELTDAKNCSRVDSIFLNNRDSLSVSLILDHVKCGQGNNGKAIAQVNGGTAPYQYFWNSEAASNEVRNGLNSGNHTIRIEDANGCVKQKSFEIKEPPITLRISVQSRTIRCFGSKTGKAWVNITGAYPPYNITWSDPQQQKTDTAFGLAAGPYKVIVSDRFGCLDSALVTITEPEKPVSAVTSSVDAKCFNEANGSAAVQVDGGTPPYQYQWNDINKQVSPVADNLLPGEYFVKIKDDNGCELIEKVEVGGPISPLQISFFKKDVSCLGGNDGSVLSYVKGGTKPYSYKWDAPGEPIDSALENLAAGQYKLVVTDANGCSTNASININQPSQKLEIEIKPTHNKCYGDSLGTAEATVSGGIAPYQYLWNDSRNQNSRLASSLPVGIYQVEVTDSRGCSSFEEVEIKAPGSPIAIVTNSTPVSCFGFNDGKVEAQVSGGTSPYEYSWNIPSGNASAHENLFAGRYWVRIVDANGCFKVDTVELTQPSPLSANIDKGNLTCYNSKDGFIKVSPIGGTPNFSFLLDNTTSSNSGEFYNLNAGNHAVVVTDKNNCTYERSILINEPAPIVADTVIQDVQCFGQENGGARIQVISGGTEPYMIGFNGANFEDTAIYKVSALGPGNFFFSIYDANDCPSKVFFNIQEPGPLDITASADDTLCAGQSRTMAVALSGGTGSLKAHWNHNLGNGYNQVVNPDTTTKYRVYGTDANNCYSGIKEITLFVRNAAKESVNIVAPDTLCTDVPFTIYGTHESTVGPYEFIWSPDLGNDLGPYSHSIDANTEFELKIVNACLDTISANKLVRTTPSPKLFLPDTIAQDCAPLEIVLVDTVNKNSAYLNYTWTLESGEMYNTNPFRYQFDNPGEYELDLTISSAYGCNTKASQPYKIFVKPSPIANASSDKISTSLLDPKIQFFNLSSGYTSFIWDLPNGNSSQENNPVVTFADTGNYIVNLGVLNQFGCFDEFQITVRVNPYVSFKVPTAFTPNTQGGNGGYYNKNDLNNDVFHPTADFVNNFNMKIFNRWGELVFESNDIHRGWDGYYKGKLSQQDVYIWKITAGFVTGEVIEESGNVTLIWK from the coding sequence TTGCTTCGACCAAAGCTCAAATATTATCTTGGAATTTCACTACTTAGTTTCCTGATACTTATCAGTTCCAAGCTAAATGCGCAGATTTGCGATTCCGAAGTACCTGTAATTGAGGTCGACCTAAGCTCTAACCCAGATACTTCATGGGTAGTGCCCGATTTAGAAAGAAAAGGCACCTGTTGCGATGCCGCCAAAAACGCACCATGCGTTGCATTTAATATTACCCTGCATCCAGAAGCTACTGGAATAAATTTTGGAGTTTGCGAAGGTGCGGAGCCATCGGGTTCTTTATATTACCAAATTAATTGTGGACCAAAAACTCCAGTCGGAGAGCCCATATGCTTAAATGGAGAAGGACCACATCTATTAACCTTCTGTAAGCCTGGGAAAAACGAAAACACTTTTTGTATCCAGTCCATTCCTAGGCCATCAGTAGGAGATGATATTCAAATTCAGGAGGGTTGTAGTGGAGACCTATCAAGCTCTGGATATAAAGAAGATGAAATTACTTGGACCTCCGTTTTACCTGGAAATCGAGGTGATTTCGACTACCTACTTAGCTGTATTACTTGTCCTAATCCTCAGGTAAATTTAACTGGAGTTATACCAGATTCACTGTATTTTGAAATATCAGGACCGGGAGCTGGAGATTGTGGTGACTTAAACACTTTTAGGGATACCGTTCTAGTTGTGGTTTTACCGGGCCCTCGGGTTAATATAGTTCAGGAAAACAAGGTTCTATGTTCCGAAACAGAGGAGTTACGATTAACTGCCGAGATCAATGGTGGAACTCCTCCTTATAATGTAAACTGGAGCACTGGAGCCGCTGGCAATAGTATTTTAGTGGGCCCTGGAACCTATACAGTTTCCGTAAGCGATGCCAAAAATTGTGAGATTGTTACCGAAACTTATACCGTACTTCCTCCAAAGGAAATATCACTAAATCTAAGTTCAACACCTACATCTTGTAATGGAGGTAGCGATGGTTCTGCTACGGTTGTAATTTCTGGAGGGTACTCCCCTTATAGCATTTTATGGAATGATGCTCTAAACCAACAAACTGCTACAGCAACGGAATTGGTTGCTGGCATTTACGAGGTATTAGTAACTGATTCGGCTGGTTGCCAAGTTTCAGCACAAATCGAAGTTACAGAACCGGCCAATCCCCTTGAAATTACATCAACATCTATATCGGATGTCGATTGTTTTGGCGGCAACACAGGAAGCATAAGCATTAATGTTTCGGGAGGAACAAGCCCCTACAGTTACGAATGGAGTGGGATTTCGCATTCTGGCCCAAACCCCACAAACCTATCAGCTGGTTGGTACACAGTGGTTATTACGGATGCAAACGGGTGTACTCTTGAAGAAGCATTTCAAATCGAACAACCCGACTTCCCACTTGCTGGTGATTTAAACATCATGGATGTTCTGTGCAAGGGAGAAAATACGGGAGCTATTAATGCCAATTCCACCGGTGGCACGGATCCTTTCCGGTATAGATTAAACAATTCTGCTTGGCAAACAGACGGCACTTTCGAAAACCTGATCGCAGGAACATACACAATAGAAATTGAGGATGCCAACTCTTGTACTTTTGATACCGTAGTTACCATCTCAGAACCAGATCTTTTATCTGGAACAACACAGGGTTCAGCCCCAACCTGTTTCCAAGGTGCCGATGGTAAAATAACTGCTACCATCTCAGGAGGAACCACTCCCTATACTTTTCAATGGAACGATGGGCAAAATCAGACCACAAATACCGCAATAAACCTTAGTGCTGGAGAATACCAACTAGTTGTTACCGATGCGAATGGATGTATTTTAATTCTAAACGAATCTTTAGAAGAACCCACTCCTATTACCATTTCCTTTATTAAGTCAGACATTGAATGTGAGGGCGAAAACACCGGCTGGGCTCAAGCCAATCCTTCTGGAGGAACATCCCCCTATTCCTATTTATGGAACGACGCAAACAACCAGAAAACTAAAATTGCAAGTAATTTAATCGCCGGAACTTACAACGTTACAGTATTCGATGCCAATGGATGTGAGGGAACGGGTTCGGTAACGATTAATGGACCCGCAGAACCACTAAGAGCCGAGGTTGTCGCTAAAACCAATGTTGCTTGCCATGGGGAAGCAACTGGAGAAATCACCTTAAATGTTTATGGCGGTTCTCCTGGTTATACCATAAATTGGAATGACCCAAATACTCAAACAGGAAATAAGGCGAATAATTTAGTATCAGGATATTACACCGCGACCATTACCGACCAAAATGGATGTGAAATTGTTATATCGGAGCTTATTTCCCAACCTGCATCTAAGGTGCTTCCCAAACTACAACTGATTAAAAACCCTTCTTGTACGGGGAAAAATGACGGAAGTTTGTTGGCAGATGCAGAAGGCGGAGTCCCCCCCTATTCTTACCTGTGGTTGAACACTGGGAATTCTAATCAAATTGAAAATAATGTAGGAGCCGGTTCTCATTCCGTGAGAATAACCGATGCCAATGGCTGCGACACCACCCTATCAATTGTTGTAAATGACCCACCACCGCTAACCGTAAGTGCGCAAACACAACAAAATGTAAAATGCCATGGTGGCTCAAGCGGAATTGCTCTTGCTGAAGCTGCTGGGGGAACCCCAGGATATAATTACCAATGGAATGATCCAAACCAACAAACTGGCCCAACTGCATCCAACCTTACTGCTGGTACATACAAAGTAACTGCAACAGATAATGCGGGTTGTAGCGCTGAAGCTACCGTGGTTATTTCCGAACCTAATTCACCGGTAATTATTCAGTTAGTAGATATAAAACACAATGATTGTAAGGGGAACAACGATGGATACATCGAGGTAACAGCCTTCGGTGGTACTGCGCCCTATTCCTTCCAATGGAACGATGTAAATAATTCTACCACCAAACGAATTGAAAACTTAAAAACAGGCACATATACCGTAAGGGTAAAGGATGCTAATAATTGTCAGGTTTCGGCTTCGTACACGATAAACGAACCTCAAAACCCTCTTTTTTCGGATGTTACAATTCTAAATCATATTGATTGTTTTGGTAATGCAAACGGTGCAGCTACCGCAAAGGCTTTTGGTGGTTCCCCCCCTTATCAATTATTTTGGTCTCCCTCTGGAATGACCACCGATACAGTCTACGGCTTAGGACCTGGAATCCATGAACTAAGTGTAGTTGATAAAAATGGATGCTCCTACAAAACCGAATTCGAAATCAGCCAGCCCAGCGCTCCACTTAATGGAATTGTAAATAAGATAAATGACGTAAAGTGTTTTGGAGGATCCGATGGAAGTTTAAGCGCTGAAATCTCGGGAGGAACACCACCCTACACCTATCAATGGGACGACAATAACAACCAAACGGGAAGTACCGCATTAAACTTGGCTCCAGGTACATACACCGTAGTTATTAAAGATGACGCAGGATGTGAAATCCCTTTATCTGGAACTATAAATCAACCTCCAGCCCCTTTACAACTTAGCATAGACGTAGCGGCAGTAAAATGTAAGGATGGTAATTCTGGAATAGCAACAGCCAACGTTACTGGAGGTACAGCCCCTTATATCTACCAGTGGGATGACCCTCAAAAACAACAAAGTGCAAATGCTATTGATCTAAAGGCGGGCAGCTACCAAGTAGTAGTTGTGGACTTTAATGGTTGCGAAGTTCGTGGAACAGCTGTAATCACTGAGCCTTCTGAAAAATTGAGTTTACAGTTATCACCCCAGTCACCTAGTTGTTCTAACTCGTCAGATGGACAAATTGTAGCCACCGTAAATGGAGGTGTTTCTCCATACACCTACCAATGGAATGACGCCAATAATCAAACCACAAGCACCGCTACGGGACTTGTTAAAGGTGCTTATCAGGTTACCGTGATTGATGCACAAGGCTGCGAAATTGTTGGTGCATCAACGGTTGAGGCCCCAAATCCTTTGGAATTAAATATCAAGTATTCCGAAGTGGTTTGCGCAGGTAGCAACAATGGCCATGTTGAGGTGGAGGTAACAGGTGGAACCCCTCCTTATATCTACAATTGGGATGATGAAAACGGAACAACAGGTTCTAGCGCTTCTGGTCTTCCACCTGGAACTTATCAAGTTCGAGTAACCGATAGCAAAGGTTGTTTTGAACAACAGGCGGTAACATTAAACTCCACGGTAGCAACTGAGATTAGACTTAAAACTGTGGACCCAACCTGCAATGGTATAGCAAACGGTAGAATAGAAAGCGAAATTATTGGTGGATCTGACCCCTATAGCTATTCATGGAGCCCAGGTGGGGAGCAATCTAAAAACATAGTAAACAAAGGCCCTGGGAACTATGAGTTAACAGTAACCGACTTTAATGGATGTAAATACACCGCCTCAGCACAATTGGCTGAACCAAATGCAATGGTTCCTAATGTTGATTTAACCCATGAGTCGTGCTTTAATAAATCCGATGGACAAATTCTGATAACGATAACTGGTGGTTCGGAGCCATTTAATTATGCCTGGTCAGACGACGCTTCAAGAACAACATCCTTTGCTCAAAATTTAGCTGCAGGAACTTATACCATCTCGGTAAGAGACCAAAATAATTGTACGCTCAACATTACAGATGATATAATTCCTGCAACGGAAATTAACATTGATATCACGCCTCAACACATTGCGTGTTTTGGAGATAACAACGGTGAGTTAGCTGCACAGGTAAGTGGCGGGGTCGCCCCCTATAGCTATCAATGGAATGACCCAAACTCACAGACAGGAAATAAAGCTGTATTACTTGCGCCGGGTAATTACGAGCTAACAGTTTTAGATCAGAATTCTTGTGTTAAAAAAGCTAGTAAAGAAATTTCACAGCCTTTAGAGCCCTTAAAAGCAACCACACAAGTTAAAAACCTAAGCTGCTATGGAGATAATTCGGGATGGGCGGAGGTACTGGTTAAAGGTGGCACACCTCCCTACCTATACCTTTGGAACGACCCCAATAACCAGTCAGGCGCTAAAGCAACACAACTTACAGCGGGTAATTACACGGTAAACATTACCGATGCTAATGGATGTAAACTGGTTAAATCGGTGGTAATAACCGAACCCAACTCTCCTCTAACCCTTTCTCTCTCTGGTAATACCATCTCATGTAAAGGCGATAGTTCTGGAATAGCAAGCGCTGCCGTTAGTGGTGGTGTTAAGCCATACTCCTATTTATGGAATGACGAAAATGCTCAAACAACTGCGGTGGCCACGAACCTCAAAAGTGGAAATTATGTGTGCCAAATAACTGATGCTGCCGGATGCACCATCTCTGGAAATATTTTTATTCAAGAGCCAGATGAATTTTTAAATGTTACCCATACCACTTCAGATGTTGACTGTTTTGGTGAAAATACTGGATCCGCATCACTCAATATTTCTGGCGGACTGGCTCCATACGATATTTCGTGGAACGATCCTGAAAACCAGAATGGAATTACGGCTAGCAATTTATTGGCCGGTAATTATCTTGCTGAAATCACAGATCAAAACGGATGTAGAATAAATGAGTTGGTGGAGATTAAGCAACCATTTAGTGCATTAAAATCCATTTTCACACCAATTGCACCTTCTTGTTATAATGGAAATGATGGAGAAATAACGGTAGAAGGAGTTGGCGGAACTGGTCCCTACAATTTTCAATGGAGTTTCCCTGTTTCATCAAACAGTCAAACTATTACTAACCTTGTTTCTGGTTCTTATACGGTTGAGTTAACCGATGCTAAAAACTGTAGTAGAGTCGACTCAATTTTCCTTAATAACCGCGATTCACTGTCTGTAAGCCTAATTTTAGATCACGTTAAGTGTGGACAAGGAAATAATGGTAAAGCCATTGCTCAGGTGAACGGAGGAACCGCACCCTACCAGTATTTTTGGAATAGTGAAGCAGCTTCAAACGAAGTAAGAAACGGTCTAAATTCTGGTAACCATACTATTAGGATAGAAGATGCTAACGGCTGTGTAAAGCAAAAATCTTTCGAAATAAAGGAGCCGCCAATTACGCTTAGAATTTCAGTACAAAGTAGAACAATTCGCTGTTTTGGCAGTAAAACAGGGAAAGCATGGGTAAATATTACAGGTGCATATCCACCCTATAATATTACCTGGAGTGATCCACAACAACAAAAAACTGATACTGCCTTTGGACTTGCCGCGGGACCGTATAAAGTTATAGTTAGTGATAGATTTGGCTGTTTAGATTCAGCTCTGGTAACCATAACCGAACCAGAGAAACCTGTTTCCGCAGTCACCTCCTCGGTTGATGCAAAGTGTTTCAACGAAGCCAATGGTTCAGCCGCGGTTCAGGTAGACGGGGGAACACCTCCGTACCAATACCAATGGAATGATATTAACAAGCAAGTTTCACCGGTTGCTGATAATTTATTGCCTGGGGAATACTTCGTTAAAATAAAGGATGACAATGGCTGCGAACTAATTGAAAAGGTAGAAGTTGGCGGACCAATTAGCCCGCTGCAAATTAGCTTCTTTAAAAAGGATGTATCCTGTCTTGGAGGAAATGATGGCAGCGTATTGAGTTACGTAAAAGGAGGTACAAAACCATATAGCTACAAATGGGATGCTCCCGGAGAACCAATCGACTCTGCATTAGAAAACCTTGCTGCTGGACAGTATAAATTAGTTGTTACGGACGCAAATGGATGTTCCACAAATGCCTCAATCAATATTAATCAACCTAGCCAAAAGCTAGAAATTGAAATAAAGCCAACACATAACAAGTGTTATGGAGATTCTCTTGGAACTGCAGAAGCTACTGTATCGGGTGGAATTGCACCTTACCAATACTTATGGAACGATAGTAGAAACCAAAATTCAAGGCTAGCCAGTAGCTTACCCGTGGGGATTTACCAAGTGGAGGTTACAGACAGCAGGGGTTGTAGCTCATTTGAGGAGGTGGAAATTAAAGCACCAGGCTCCCCTATTGCCATTGTAACCAATTCTACCCCGGTAAGCTGTTTCGGATTTAACGATGGAAAGGTTGAGGCTCAGGTGAGTGGAGGAACTTCACCGTACGAGTACAGCTGGAACATTCCTTCGGGAAATGCAAGTGCACATGAAAATCTATTCGCTGGTAGATATTGGGTAAGGATTGTTGATGCTAACGGTTGCTTTAAAGTGGATACTGTGGAATTAACCCAGCCTTCTCCCCTTTCAGCAAACATTGATAAAGGCAACTTAACCTGCTATAATAGCAAGGATGGATTTATAAAGGTTTCTCCCATTGGCGGCACACCTAACTTCAGCTTCCTTTTGGATAATACCACCAGTTCTAATAGTGGGGAATTTTATAATCTCAATGCGGGGAATCACGCTGTAGTGGTAACTGATAAAAACAATTGCACCTACGAAAGAAGTATCCTGATCAACGAACCTGCTCCTATTGTGGCGGATACAGTAATCCAGGATGTTCAATGCTTTGGCCAAGAAAACGGTGGTGCTAGAATTCAGGTAATTTCGGGTGGAACCGAACCTTACATGATAGGGTTTAACGGTGCTAACTTCGAAGATACTGCCATCTATAAGGTAAGTGCATTAGGACCTGGGAATTTCTTTTTCAGTATTTACGACGCAAACGATTGCCCCTCTAAGGTGTTCTTTAATATCCAGGAACCAGGTCCACTAGACATAACGGCATCGGCTGATGATACCCTATGTGCTGGACAGTCCAGAACTATGGCTGTTGCCCTTAGTGGTGGTACAGGTTCATTAAAAGCACATTGGAACCACAATTTAGGAAATGGCTATAACCAGGTTGTTAATCCCGATACTACAACTAAATATCGCGTGTACGGAACAGACGCCAACAATTGTTACAGTGGAATTAAAGAGATCACCCTCTTTGTGCGCAATGCGGCGAAAGAATCGGTAAATATTGTAGCACCCGATACGCTTTGTACCGATGTTCCTTTTACGATTTATGGTACTCATGAATCAACAGTTGGCCCTTATGAGTTTATTTGGTCTCCAGATTTAGGAAATGATTTAGGCCCTTACTCCCATTCTATTGATGCTAATACAGAATTTGAACTTAAAATTGTAAACGCTTGTCTGGATACCATTTCTGCAAACAAACTTGTAAGAACCACGCCGTCACCCAAATTATTTCTGCCAGATACCATTGCTCAAGACTGTGCTCCACTAGAAATAGTATTGGTAGATACAGTAAATAAAAACTCAGCCTACTTAAATTATACCTGGACGCTAGAAAGTGGAGAGATGTACAATACCAACCCTTTCCGTTATCAGTTTGATAATCCTGGAGAGTACGAATTGGATTTAACCATTAGTTCTGCCTATGGTTGTAACACCAAGGCTTCACAACCCTACAAGATATTTGTTAAACCCAGCCCCATAGCAAATGCAAGTTCAGATAAAATTAGCACGAGCTTACTTGATCCTAAAATTCAGTTCTTCAACCTATCATCCGGTTATACTTCCTTTATTTGGGACCTACCCAACGGTAACTCAAGCCAAGAAAACAACCCCGTTGTAACCTTCGCCGATACTGGAAACTATATAGTAAACTTGGGCGTACTCAACCAATTTGGATGTTTCGATGAATTCCAAATAACGGTAAGAGTAAATCCATATGTAAGCTTTAAAGTACCCACGGCATTTACTCCAAACACACAGGGAGGAAATGGCGGATACTACAATAAAAATGATTTAAACAACGATGTTTTCCACCCAACAGCAGATTTCGTAAACAACTTCAATATGAAGATTTTTAATCGCTGGGGAGAATTGGTGTTCGAATCCAACGATATTCACAGAGGTTGGGATGGATATTACAAGGGAAAACTTTCGCAGCAAGATGTTTACATCTGGAAAATAACGGCTGGCTTTGTCACCGGAGAGGTAATTGAAGAATCTGGAAATGTAACCCTGATATGGAAGTAG
- a CDS encoding PorP/SprF family type IX secretion system membrane protein — protein sequence MEVGKKLHIILGLALVLCSSWAKAQEVQYAQFYNDPYQLNPALAGASKYNRIGLHYRNQWPGIKNNYKTYSAYVDKRLAGINSGIGLYVLEDVAGDGALQYDYIAGSYAYGLRVNYNQMIRFGLRTALAMRSINFNKLVFTDQFVRDNAPSTIEGFDNNQVSYLDFSFGIEYKLNKQNLRFGFAADHLTRPNQSFTNTKNHLPIRYSAYVLYDMVIKGNTSQKSSSYVSYAALYKAQLSWDQLDFGAIYHYDAMEFGLFYRGIPGLKAYKPGYANNEAFIGYIGFQWLNIHFGYNYDFSMSKLGNIQSHGAHEITMIFAYGFNPKRKKPKSIPCSDIVGTSMVKKARF from the coding sequence ATGGAAGTAGGTAAAAAACTACATATCATTTTAGGTCTCGCTCTGGTTCTATGCTCTTCATGGGCTAAGGCTCAGGAGGTTCAGTATGCTCAATTTTATAACGATCCGTACCAGCTAAACCCTGCACTTGCAGGAGCTAGTAAATACAACCGGATCGGATTGCATTACCGCAATCAGTGGCCCGGAATTAAAAACAACTACAAAACGTATAGCGCTTACGTTGACAAAAGATTGGCAGGAATAAACTCTGGAATAGGCCTATATGTTCTAGAAGATGTAGCTGGCGATGGTGCCCTTCAGTACGACTATATAGCAGGCTCTTACGCATACGGTTTAAGGGTAAACTACAACCAAATGATACGCTTTGGTTTGCGTACAGCCTTAGCCATGCGAAGTATTAATTTCAATAAACTGGTTTTTACCGATCAGTTTGTACGAGACAACGCCCCAAGTACCATAGAAGGCTTTGATAACAACCAGGTATCCTACCTAGATTTTAGCTTTGGTATTGAGTACAAGCTCAACAAGCAAAATTTACGTTTTGGCTTTGCTGCCGACCATTTAACTCGTCCCAATCAATCCTTTACAAACACTAAAAACCATCTTCCCATACGTTACTCGGCATACGTATTGTACGACATGGTCATAAAAGGTAACACATCCCAAAAAAGCAGTTCCTACGTTAGTTATGCTGCTTTGTATAAGGCTCAACTATCCTGGGATCAATTGGATTTTGGAGCCATCTATCACTACGACGCCATGGAATTTGGGTTATTCTACAGAGGAATTCCTGGGTTAAAAGCTTACAAACCAGGCTACGCTAATAATGAAGCATTTATTGGATACATCGGTTTTCAGTGGTTAAATATCCATTTTGGATACAATTACGACTTTTCCATGTCCAAACTGGGGAATATTCAGAGCCATGGTGCACACGAAATCACAATGATTTTTGCCTATGGATTTAATCCCAAACGCAAAAAACCAAAAAGCATCCCCTGTTCCGATATCGTAGGAACTAGTATGGTGAAAAAGGCACGTTTCTAA
- a CDS encoding acetyl-CoA C-acyltransferase, protein MKEVFIVSAVRTPMGSFQGALSSVPATQLGATAIKGALDKAGVKPEHVNEVFMGNVLQANNGQAPARQAAKAAGLSNDVPCTTINKVCASGMKSIMFAAQSIMCGDNDLVVAGGMENMSSVPYYLPAARNGMRLGDNKVIDGLVKDGLTDVYNKYHMGNAAELCASEHNISREEQDNFAIESYKRSAAAWEAGKFKDEIVPVEVPQRKGDPIVISEDEEYRNVKMEKIPALRPVFQKDGTVTAANASTLNDGASALVLVSKEKMEELGLKPIAKLVSYADAAQEPERFTTAPAKALPIALKKAGLSKDQIDFYELNEAFSVVGIANCKILDLASDKVNVNGGAVSLGHPLGSSGSRIVVTLINVLKQNNGKYGAAGICNGGGGASALVVENV, encoded by the coding sequence ATGAAAGAAGTTTTTATTGTATCAGCCGTTCGTACTCCTATGGGATCTTTCCAAGGAGCATTATCTTCTGTTCCTGCAACCCAACTTGGGGCTACAGCAATCAAAGGTGCCTTAGATAAAGCTGGAGTTAAACCAGAGCACGTAAATGAAGTGTTTATGGGAAATGTTCTTCAGGCTAATAACGGTCAAGCTCCTGCTCGTCAAGCAGCAAAAGCAGCTGGATTGAGCAACGATGTTCCTTGTACTACTATAAACAAGGTATGTGCATCGGGAATGAAGTCTATCATGTTTGCAGCACAAAGTATTATGTGCGGTGATAACGACCTTGTGGTAGCTGGTGGAATGGAAAACATGAGCTCTGTTCCTTATTACCTTCCCGCAGCTAGAAATGGTATGCGTTTAGGGGATAATAAAGTGATTGATGGATTGGTAAAAGACGGGTTAACGGATGTATACAACAAGTATCACATGGGTAACGCTGCTGAACTATGTGCATCAGAACACAACATTTCTCGCGAAGAGCAAGATAATTTCGCAATAGAATCTTATAAAAGATCTGCTGCTGCCTGGGAAGCTGGAAAATTCAAGGATGAAATCGTACCTGTTGAGGTTCCTCAAAGAAAGGGTGATCCTATCGTAATTTCTGAAGATGAAGAATACAGAAACGTAAAAATGGAAAAAATTCCAGCTCTACGTCCTGTTTTCCAAAAAGATGGAACCGTAACTGCTGCAAATGCTTCGACACTAAATGACGGTGCTTCTGCATTGGTGCTAGTTAGTAAAGAAAAAATGGAAGAGCTTGGGTTGAAGCCTATCGCTAAATTGGTTAGCTACGCCGATGCTGCTCAAGAACCTGAGCGTTTTACCACGGCGCCTGCAAAGGCACTTCCAATTGCCCTTAAAAAAGCTGGTTTATCTAAGGATCAAATTGATTTTTACGAATTAAACGAAGCCTTTTCTGTGGTAGGTATCGCAAACTGCAAAATCCTTGATCTAGCTTCTGATAAAGTAAACGTTAATGGTGGTGCTGTTTCTCTTGGTCACCCTCTGGGTTCTTCAGGTTCAAGAATTGTAGTTACCCTAATAAACGTTCTTAAGCAAAACAACGGAAAATACGGAGCTGCCGGTATTTGCAACGGTGGTGGAGGTGCTTCTGCACTTGTCGTAGAAAACGTTTAA